In the genome of Podospora pseudocomata strain CBS 415.72m chromosome 7, whole genome shotgun sequence, the window AAGGATGCCAGGAATTCAGGCTCTGGTCTTCCGTCTCCGCGGGACCGCTCTTTGTTCCATCAGCTTGACCAGGAGACGAAGAGGTCCCCCCAGCTCCCGCCAGCCCAGGCGGCCAGCCTTCCATACGGTCAGCCTCAGCCTCAGCGCCAGTCGCCGTACGCAAGTCCTACTTTCCCGCCTCAGCAACCTGTTGCTCCGCCCCAGCAActgcagcagcatcagcaatatcagcatcatcagcGTCAACCTAGTGGCAACGCGGACCAGAAGCAGAAGTTGCTGTCGCTTTTCGGAAAGGCACAGCCCTCGCCCACTGGGCTTTCGGCCAACGGCAAGATGAAGGAGTCCATGGTGTATGATCAAGTCCGCTCTACTACTCCCAGATCGAGAGTTGCGTCTCTTGCGTCACAGGGCAACGCCGGCGGCATGGCTCCGTCAGTCACAGGCGTGGAGAATGTCCATGCAACCAGCAACAGTAGTCGGGTACCGAGCGCAACCAACTCTCGCCGGGGCAGCCAGACACCCATCTCCCCGGCCGATCGGaactttttgcttttgtaTTTGGAGTCGGTGTCTAATCAGGCGCGCTCCCAAACATAATATCTGGGTTTGAAGTAGGGCATATGCTGTTTTTCTGTTTGTTCTTGGGGACTTTTAGTGTAAAGGGATTTTAtatggtggtgaggatttTTGTGATTTCTTGCCAACAGCAAATGGTGGTTGTAATTTGGACCGGTGCATACATCAAAGCGAAATTTCCATCAATGGTTTACATTATTTGCAGCGGTTGCTGCACAAAGGTGCTTATGAAGCAGGCTCTTGCTAGCTAGCTACTTAGGTTATTGAAAGGATACATGTATTATGATGACTCTGGTTCTGGATGGTGTTTGGGTCACTTTCTCAGTATAGTGAGTTGGCGGTTGTGTGATCATTTGGCTGTGTGTTGGTGTCGTGAGGCACGCAAGAAAGTGGTCTGATGTTCTagttggagagggtgtgCTCCCCCACGTAGAACAGACCACCCCACGAGCTTGGGGTTTGCTTGGCtgacccccctttttttttgggggggagcgGGCTGAAGATGAAGTCTCGCTGTGATGAGGAGTCAGGATGGATCATACCACTTTGTGGGCGTGGCCGGCCGCGTCGCCGctggtgttttttttcttcttttttttgtgagtgtgatggatgttggagagggaatTGTTGGGATGGAATGAGGAGAGAAGAGGTATAAGATAGGGGCAAGGTTCGTAACCTGGAGTTTGTTTCGCCCATCTCAGGACTGAACTTGGCCTTTGTCTTCATCAAATTGACTTGATTACCTAAGATATCTCGAAGATCGAGGGCAGCATTGAGATATTGCTGTTGAGGCTACACATCAACCAACCTGACTTACAACATCTACCTACTCAACCAACCTACGTATAGCACCCAAACAAAATGCTCTACACCCCCACCCCAGACACCCtctaccaccccccccctcaccacatCGATCCCCTAGGGTACTCCCGCCTAGCAATCATAACCGGTTGCTCCTCCGGCATAGGCCTCGCCACAACGCAACTCTTTCTTTCCCACCAGTTCCAGGTCGTGGGGCTGGACATCGCACCGTTTGACTACGACCTTTTGCGGGTGGAAGACCACGGTAGATTTCATTTTCATCTAGGGGACCTAACCCTCCCAGGACAGATAGAAGAAGGTGTGAGAATTGCTCACCATTTTGGGTAtgtcttccccccctcccccccccgtTTCCCCCCTTTTGTGTTATCACTAATGCTTGTTTTAGCGGGAGAGTTGATGTGTTGGTCAATGTAGCCGGCATCCTCGacaccttctcctcagccGACACCCTCCTCGATCCAGACTGGGACAACGTCATCGCCGTCAACCTCACCGTCCCCGTGAAAATGATGAGGGCCGTGATTCCTTACCTCAAACAGAGGCCGGAAGGGGGCGTGATTGTCAATGTGGCTAGCACCgcggggaggagtggtgctgttgctggggttgCCTACACAGCTTCAAAGCACGGGCTGGTAATCCCTCGcccttttttccccttttagatcccccttcccctacTTCGTTTCCCAACCCAATCAAAACTGACGTGAAGTACCGGGGCAGATAGGAGCAACAAAAAACGTCGCCTGGCGCTTCCGCAACGAAAACATCCGCGCCAACGCCGTCCTCCCCGGCTCAGTCGACTCCTCAGTCGGGAACAGGATAACAAAAGAACAAAGGGTTGATCTGGAGGGGTACAGAGCTGTCGAGTAtgttcaacctcctcattaTCTCATTAAACAAATCGACTGACAGTGACAGACCAGTCCACGCCCTTCAGGCAAACCCCATcgcaccactaccacccatcaccgccctcgaGGTCGCCAAGACGATCCTGTTTCTGGTAAGTGATCAGGCGAGGACCATCAACGGGGTTGAGTTGCCTGTTGATCGGGCATGGGGCGTTGTGTAGATGATGCGTATAAATGCGGTTTTTccttgggttttggttggttCCGGCGGTTGTGTTTCTTTGTGTCCCATAGCAAGTTACTTTCCGTAGTCAGCCCAAAAGTTGATTTATTTCTCGAGTGCTACATCTCATCAGAAACTTGAAAGCATCAACATCAGGAGATCGCGATAAGCTAGATACAGGGTAGCCCCATCCCACCCTGACGTAGCGAACAACCCCAAGCCCCACCTGACAGATGCGGGGAAGGTGGGGAAACTCAGCCCTATTCTGACCGTTCCCCAACTTCTGGTCACCTGAAGACAGATAGATGAATTACTACCAGAACACAATGAGTGACAGGGTCAAAGTAACATTGGCTACAGGTGTCAGTTACTACTGCTACACTAGAAACAAGGTGCCAAGTGACACCGTCATAGGTTCCTCCACAATCTTGCCAGACGTCGCTCAATAATGTCTCTTGTATCTCCACTGAACATAGGGGTAAGACGTAACCATGGGTATCTCCAACGCTAGTTACAGCATCTCATAACTTTTCAGACCAAACAAACGTCCCAATTACAATCTCCTTCTGCAAATGACGAGCCCGTGGCCAGCTCAGGCCACCACTAGGGGAGTCTTCTTAGACCGAAACCCGGGTGGCGCgttctcctcgtcctcagaATCGTCGATATTCAAGAGCTGGAAGCGATTGCTGACCGATGATTGCCTCTTTGGCTGAGGAGCTTCCTTGGTCTTCAGAACTATGGGGGCTGTGTAAGGGTGGGCACACTGATCCACGTCGAATTGAATTCTTCTGCCTTTGTACTTCCTGTCCAACATGTTAGCCTCCCCTAGTGAGAATCTGCGTAATGAAACATACATTCGGCTCAGCATGCAGGTGCGAGCATAGATGGCATTGTGCACCGAGTTGAGCTCGATATGACAGTTTCCGCCGATGAACTGTATTTTGATCACAACCAGGTTGTGGATATGATCCAAGTCTTCGCGAATCACCTCCTCGGTATGTTGACTGGCGCAGTTCATGATGACAAGGTTGCGACTGGCTCCGGCCGAGATTTTGCCCGCCACATGGCCTGGCAGCACAAACTGACGCTCGTTCCACTTGACCTCGACCTGTCCTCATGTTAGCAAAAGTCAACCTACTCAAAAACCAAGTTGCCTACCCTCTTGTTTCTGATATACAAGTCATTACGACGACAATAGCCATAGAATTTCTGAGCATCGGCCGCATGAAGAAACGAGACGGAAGCTGAGCGGTCGTGAGAGCGAAGATACACGTCTAAGAGCTGGCCGCCGCGCACGGAGTTTGTGATATCAGAATGAGTGGTACCCTCGGCGAGATGCATGATTTGAAGGGTACGATGGCAGTTGCGCTCGTACTGATGGCGCTTCACTTCCTGAGGTGGTCCTGTGTAGTTTGCGCCAGGAACAGGGGACCCTTCTTCGATTGAGACATCTTCgtccccctcgtcctcctcgtcatagTCTCCTTCATCCCATGTTGAAGCGGTCTGCTGTTGGTACTGGCGATGAGAACGGTGGCAGGGATGGTCGTAGGAATGGCCGTAGGAGTTGCTGCTGGAATCAGTATGCGAATGGGAATGCGAATAACCGTTTCCATGTTGGTGGGAAGAGGCATGATGACGCTgcgtcgtcgaggatgaggagagacCAACACCTCCATGGTCCGTAGTAGAGGCGTGTGTATCCTCGTTATTCTCGGATTGGAAAGCCTCATCACCTTGGCTAAGGAGCTGTCAAACCGTTAGCAACCCGCAACTCAAACTTAATGACTATGGTGGGGACATGGGCTTACAGCTACTGTAGCCTCGTCTACGCCACCACGTAGGAGGTTGCGCTTGAGGTTCTCTGGAAAATAACTTAGCTTGGTTGAACTGATAGATATCGCAATAGATCTCACCATATTGTCTTGCAATGGACTTGAGCTGGTCATATTCAACCTGTGAAACAGACAACGAGTCTGGAGCATTGATGCTCTTGATGCGAGTCAGAATGTTTCTTTCCCTATGTCAAGTGTCGAATTAGTGTGTCGAATTTAACTTACAAGCTGAACCCTAGAAGCGGGAGATGCAGGTCAGCGTTAGGTGACAACGTTGGTGAACGGTTTCCCAAAGAGTCGGGTTCGGGATGTTGCGCGGATAAGGATAAGGCGGTAACAGAAGACACAAAACATACCTTTGCAAgaggagatcaagatcgGCACGGGCGATGGTGACCGTGTCAGAAGAGGACGACATTTTGACGAGAACTCAGAATTCGCAGACTGAGGGTATCGGGAGCTTGTAAAGTGCAGAACCAAAATATTTAAACAAAGTATTGGTTGGTGGAAGCTGCCCGCGCCATGATATGGACCCTGCTGCGAGCTCTTTCCTTTTCATCCAATTCAAAGTGAACTGACTTTCCCACTGGGAGCAGCCTCCAGCTCTCTCCCCAATCGCACGCTTATCTTCACGTGTGCGGTGTGAATGATGCAGCCAGCTGCTTCCCAATTGCTCACCATCTCCCGGCTTAGCGTCAAAGTATCccgccatggccaccgcttTTTTGCCTCTCTGTTGTCTTTGAGCCTGCAAATGATACCATGAGGCTGGCTGGATGTCCCACCATACGGCTGTCAGTGAGTGAGTGACTTcgggatgatgagatggcaGCCGTGAAAGCCAGATTCAGAGGCTGGGGACCAGGCGTTCATGGCTTCATGCAGGTCATTGGGAAAAGATGGGATGACATGGACACTGGCTCATATCTTTCCCTTGAAAACCGTTGGACTGGCTGTGACAGTTTTAAGTGTTTACATGGCACGACTGCAGCCATAATATTTAGACTGACTGGAATGTGTGAACAGCAGGAACAGCATGACTGACAGCTGCAACCACTTGCGCCATCCAGTGCCGTATAGGAGCAGAGGCACAACGATTCCTGATATTGCCTCTTCACTCCGAAGCCACTGATCCAGCGCTCGGCCATTGCTTGGTCTCAAGTGCGATGTCCGGACGGCGGGGTTTTGGGCGGCGAAGTTTCACCTGAAAAAGACATCTCTATCATGCTGCCGGTACTCGAGCGTTGCACGGCCAACACTTCAACAGCCAACGTGCAAAGAAGAGGTGCGGAGATGCGAGGTCGATGGCCGACAGACCACCGACTGGTTGGTCCCCACAGTTTAAGcatcttggcgatggtgatCGATCTGCGGTGGAAACAGCAAGAAGATATACCGGCATACGGCCAATTGTCACCGGCGAAGAAGAGATCACCTTGGGTATTTATGCGGTTACGATGATGAACACAACGATCAGGATATTTTTAGCCGTGCATCTGGACACGAAGCCAGGATACGAAGGAGCATTAAAAAAAAGCCAGGGTTGAGTGGGTAACGCGGTCTCCTGTTTTGTCGACGCCACTTCAGGGCTCCCGCTAAGCCCGATGCTGCAACGCTGTTAATTGGTTGCAGCATTGAGTGGAGTCGCTCGCTCGCCGGCCTGTCGTTGGTCGTGGAATGCACGCAAAGCCTGGAACTCCAACCCTCGACTTTCTCATTCCAGCCGCCTCCCAACTCCATCGTGCCTTGAAAGCgctgccttttttttttgggcttGTTCCATCGTTTTCTGTTCCTTGGGCAACCGGAACCGCACATTCGCTTTTCTGAACGCTCGCTACTTTTGTTGTCTAGCTGTCCCAAGTGACGCCTACTCTCGCTGAACCTTCACGCACATACCCTACCTGGCCAACCCTCGTTACTTTTACTCCACGCCCGTTTCGCGCGGGTCTCATTTTCGGCCAAACCGCCAATAGGGGTTACCCGCCGTGGCCCAGCAAGCAAACGCACCCGTACCACTTTGAGAGAGACACCCGACGTGAACACCGGCACAAACACCACTGCGACCGAGCCTTTTCTCCGACGTTGAACAGACATCTTTACTTTCGCTTCCCTCTTCTCGGTACCTGGTCGACCTGGTCGCCTGCCCCTCGAGCATTTTCAGACGCGATCGATCCGAGTTTGTCAACATGAAGTTTTCGTCGGCCGTTGCCCTCCTGGGCCTCTCCTCTTCAGTCTCCGCGCTCGCATGGCCCGGTTTCTTGCCAGAACTTGACAGTCTGGTGGTAAGGCAGAACAGTGATGGTACGGAACACCCCAATTGCCTCGTCATTACTCGGCTGCGGCTAACAAGGACATGTAGAAACGACCAACTCCCCGAAGCCAACAAACACACCCTCGAGCAATGATAACAACAAcgaagaggagaaagagaagaccACAACGGGCCCAGCCACACCACTCAGGACAAACCTCAACACAGCCGGCATTTCGCAATCGGGCAAGGCCACAGGCAGCGCAGCACCGAATGGCACCACTTCCGGCAAGCCCCGCCAAACCGAATTCAATCCACAAGACCCAGCCGGCGCCGTCGTCATGATCACCCCTTCGGTTATGGAAGGCTACCAGCTGTATAAGATTGGCGACTACATCACCTGGGCCTGGAACTATACCAACCTGCAAGGAACTCCCACCGCCATCGACGTGCTCGTTACCAACACCGTAGCCAAGCAGACGTGGACCCTCACCCAGAACATGACGTTTCAGGAGCAAGGAAGTTACACTTGGGACACGGGCGCATACGACCGGACAGCCGTGGCGTCTCCTCTGTTGGTGGAACAGtacaccctcatcatccacgaTTCTGACTCGGAGCCCACTGGCGCGGCACCTGCGGGCATGCTTGCGCCCTTCAACAGCTTCAAATTCGGATTATACACCCCCAAGGTCTATACCCCCATCAGCGACGGCTGGAAATGCGCCTCTTGCAATGGTGCGGGTGGCATGTCGATTGACAGCAAGGCCGTGGCTGCCGCGGGCGTGATGAGTGTGATCACAGTATTGAGCTTCACGTGGTTCGtggctgggtttggtgggttgATGTAGATGTGTCTGTAATTGATCTGAAAATGGTTGATTTCGTCACGTCGTAcagtgggaggagaaaaagaataaaaTGAAAATGGGGGCGAGATCTACAGTGCTGTAATGTCTTTTCCAAAAGAGGTGAGGAATACTTACGCTTAATATGGGAAGACAGAAAAGTGTAATTTGGTTGGCTGTTTACTTTTTCTGTCTTTGGCACAAAGAATTGGTTCTATTTTTCGGGGCTGGGGGCGTTGGCTAGAAACATATTTTTCGGTACGCTTGATTTGGTTTCGAAAAAGTCGAAAGCAGAAGCGGCAGAGCGGTTGAGTTGTTGACTAAGGGGATGGATTTCTCGTTTTCACCTGTATCTGTTTTTTTGGACATCTCACACACATTCATGGCGAGCTTTTTCCGGAAAGATGACGACTTTCATGCATACATACATATATTTCAGGTAGCTTTAATGACGAAGGGTATAGCTTGACTTTTCTGTCTTGTTGGTCTTGTTGATATTGCATTATATATACAGCCGCCCCCTTTCCACGGCTTTTTGGTATCCATGTGTCGCAGTCTATGTTCATTAGGTGCTATTACATCACATCATTATTCTCGTCCATGTaaaccacctccttctcaaaccatcctcaaagcaaacccaccccccctctcctctttctccctcCCAGCAAAAATCCCACTAAAGTCCACCGCCCCCAAATCCGCCGCCTTTTGTCCCCTAACCGGCGCATTGGgcgtctccctcttcctcctcctctcctggcCCGCCTTGCTCGGAAAAGTAGGAAACATGGCCTCCTGCTTCGGCTTGGGGTCCTGCCGGAAATACTCATGCTCCagcacctccctcgccgccggcctCCTCTCCGGATCCAGCGCAAGCAACCCATtaaacaaccccacccccgccgacGTCAAAAGCGGAAACTTTGTCCTTATCCTCGAGTTCGTCGATCCCGGCGTCGGGTTATtcggcaacctcaaccccctcgcGTTCGGCAGCCTCCGAAAAGAAGGCCACGACTCCTCCGAGGGCAGCCCGCACAGCTCAAATATCCGCGTGAGCTCATCCACCTCGTTCCTCCCCTGCAGAAGCGGCTCCCTGGCCAGAAGCTCCCCAAAGATACACCCCACGCTCCAAATGTCAATCGCGCTGCCATATGTCGTTGCCCCGAGCAACAGCTCCGGGGCACGATACCACAGCGTAACCACCAACTGCGTCAGTTTCGGCGGCGGATCGCCCACATATCTCGACATACCAAAATCCGCAATCTTTAGCTGGCCCCTGTTATTCAACAACAAATTCGACGTTTTGAGATCCCGGTGAAGGATCCAGTTGTCGTGTAGATACGCCACCCCGGAGCAGAGCTGCAACATCAGCGTCTTGACTTCTGAGGCCAGAAACGGCTCGGGCATGTCCTCGAGGATAGACTTGAGGTCGTGTTCGAGGAACTCGAGGACGAGAAAGATGGATGGTTCCAAGGGGGTGGTCGAGTCTGAAACCACTACTTCCAGCAGGGGGACGATGTTTCTGTGGGAGCTGTTTCGTAGTATTTGAATCTCTCGCAGGCCGGTGACGGGGAGGCCGGAGCGGTCTTTCGGATCGGTCTTGAGGCGCTTGAGGGCGACgattttggaggtggagaggcagCGGGCGCGGGAGACCCAGCCGTACGCGCCTTCCTCGATGTCGTTCAGCTTGTCGTAGTTTTCCACGCTGCGGGAGCGGGAGATGGTTCCGGGGGtgaagcggaggaggttggtggtggttggttcttCTCGGGGGACTCCGTTGTGTGTTTCTTGTTGTTCGGGGGAGACTCGTCTtcgttttgggggagggccGTTGGGGCTttcttgtggttgtggttgcggtggttgttcttgttgggcggcggcggcagcttcgCGAGTTTTTCTTTCGGCTTCGAGTTTGCGCGCCTTTTCGGCTTTGAGGcgcttcttttcctctttttcccttttcaaTTGCACTTCGCGCAGggcgtcttcttcgtcgtctgcCCAGCGGGACTTGGCTTTGCTTGCCATGGTGATTCACTAATGTCTAGGAGACTGGATCGGGATAAAAATTTGTGTTACTGGAGGCGCTGGATGTTGTGTCTTGAATAAAAGAAGTGCTGTTTTCGCTGGGGGGCGCGTTGTCGCGTGGGATTCAAATGCATGCAAGAGCTTCGAGATTCAAAGATTCAAGATGCGCTTGGTTTATTTGGACATTTCCTGGTTGGTCaaagcttcttctccaagtAACAACCACAGCTCAACGCCTGGGACCGGACGGCAGATAATAACACGGCCAGCGCAGCTATACCGTTCAAATATCTCTTGATACTTTTTTGACGTGATGGGTCAACCGTGTTCcttttttgcttcttggtATCTGCATCAAAAGAGGCATTGAGCAAAAAGATGCGAATAGGGGGCGCTCTTGCCCCCTTATTCGGTGCTGAGAAATGACATGATGTCCGTTCGAGGAAGCCGCGAGCGATTGTCTTGGTTATTTTGGGAGGAAAGATCTCATCAATCTTGTTGTCCGAAACATgactttccttttttcttttctttttttttgttttttttctttttttttttttttccttttttttctcctttttttccccacAATATGCCACTCTGGTCTTGCTGTTttttcaacaacaccttcccCTCCGGAGCGGGAGAGCTTCGGTGCGCCTTCCGAAGCCTCAGAGGATACGAGGCTTGGTCGAGCCTTCAAACTCCCAGAACTATGGAATCTTCTACCCACCTTTCTCTGCTGACAGCTCCAGTGTCTGCATCCTCC includes:
- a CDS encoding hypothetical protein (EggNog:ENOG503P0SH; COG:Q), whose amino-acid sequence is MLYTPTPDTLYHPPPHHIDPLGYSRLAIITGCSSGIGLATTQLFLSHQFQVVGLDIAPFDYDLLRVEDHGRFHFHLGDLTLPGQIEEGVRIAHHFGGRVDVLVNVAGILDTFSSADTLLDPDWDNVIAVNLTVPVKMMRAVIPYLKQRPEGGVIVNVASTAGRSGAVAGVAYTASKHGLIGATKNVAWRFRNENIRANAVLPGSVDSSVGNRITKEQRVDLEGYRAVEPVHALQANPIAPLPPITALEVAKTILFLVSDQARTINGVELPVDRAWGVV
- a CDS encoding hypothetical protein (EggNog:ENOG503NUAD; COG:S) encodes the protein MLQTRCLFHRLNMTSSSPLQDNMVRSIAISISSTKLSYFPENLKRNLLRGGVDEATVALLSQGDEAFQSENNEDTHASTTDHGGVGLSSSSTTQRHHASSHQHGNGYSHSHSHTDSSSNSYGHSYDHPCHRSHRQYQQQTASTWDEGDYDEEDEGDEDVSIEEGSPVPGANYTGPPQEVKRHQYERNCHRTLQIMHLAEGTTHSDITNSVRGGQLLDVYLRSHDRSASVSFLHAADAQKFYGYCRRNDLYIRNKRVEVKWNERQFVLPGHVAGKISAGASRNLVIMNCASQHTEEVIREDLDHIHNLVVIKIQFIGGNCHIELNSVHNAIYARTCMLSRMKYKGRRIQFDVDQCAHPYTAPIVLKTKEAPQPKRQSSVSNRFQLLNIDDSEDEENAPPGFRSKKTPLVVA
- a CDS encoding hypothetical protein (EggNog:ENOG503P2A6), giving the protein MKFSSAVALLGLSSSVSALAWPGFLPELDSLVVRQNSDETTNSPKPTNTPSSNDNNNEEEKEKTTTGPATPLRTNLNTAGISQSGKATGSAAPNGTTSGKPRQTEFNPQDPAGAVVMITPSVMEGYQLYKIGDYITWAWNYTNLQGTPTAIDVLVTNTVAKQTWTLTQNMTFQEQGSYTWDTGAYDRTAVASPLLVEQYTLIIHDSDSEPTGAAPAGMLAPFNSFKFGLYTPKVYTPISDGWKCASCNGAGGMSIDSKAVAAAGVMSVITVLSFTWFVAGFGGLM
- a CDS encoding hypothetical protein (COG:T; EggNog:ENOG503NTY5), yielding MASKAKSRWADDEEDALREVQLKREKEEKKRLKAEKARKLEAERKTREAAAAAQQEQPPQPQPQESPNGPPPKRRRVSPEQQETHNGVPREEPTTTNLLRFTPGTISRSRSVENYDKLNDIEEGAYGWVSRARCLSTSKIVALKRLKTDPKDRSGLPVTGLREIQILRNSSHRNIVPLLEVVVSDSTTPLEPSIFLVLEFLEHDLKSILEDMPEPFLASEVKTLMLQLCSGVAYLHDNWILHRDLKTSNLLLNNRGQLKIADFGMSRYVGDPPPKLTQLVVTLWYRAPELLLGATTYGSAIDIWSVGCIFGELLAREPLLQGRNEVDELTRIFELCGLPSEESWPSFRRLPNARGLRLPNNPTPGSTNSRIRTKFPLLTSAGVGLFNGLLALDPERRPAAREVLEHEYFRQDPKPKQEAMFPTFPSKAGQERRRKRETPNAPVRGQKAADLGAVDFSGIFAGREKEERGGGFALRMV